A section of the Rummeliibacillus pycnus genome encodes:
- the dltA gene encoding D-alanine--poly(phosphoribitol) ligase subunit DltA, translated as MSVLHMIREMALLYPQRIAYQVDDETLTYEDLWSQSDLVAEFLVQGGLNDAAPIAVYGHMSPKQIIAFLGVVKAGHPYIPLDTSIPNERIQHILAASNAALMLTTEKIDLDLSVPTYDVNVVLESNHSKTISQSNWVKGEDVFYIIYTSGSTGNPKGVQITADNLEAFVLWLEEEAHLQGGVYLNQAPYSFDLSVMDLYPALTRGRTLYALTKSQINQPAILFEALQQSNVNVWTSTPSFVKICMMNPLWNEEMMPTIEKFLFCGEVLPHELAKNLQARFPKAKIINLYGPTETTVAVTAVEVTNSLLDAFNVLPIAKADADRLILLDEEGDIVSEGQKGQLVITGATVSKGYLGAPEQTDKVFKLWRDEKVYYTGDVGYYQNGYIFYSGRSDFQVKLHGYRLEIEEIEKKIESLHEVSGCIVQPVKVQEEVVSLTAFVVLTQKTDEKPFQTTKRLKGALSEVVPSYMVPKKFIYVDQLPLNANGKVDRKRLAVEVTI; from the coding sequence ATGAGTGTACTGCATATGATTCGTGAGATGGCTTTGTTATATCCACAACGTATTGCATATCAAGTTGATGATGAAACATTAACTTATGAAGATTTGTGGAGTCAATCTGATCTTGTAGCAGAATTTTTAGTACAAGGAGGATTGAATGATGCAGCACCAATTGCAGTTTACGGTCATATGTCGCCAAAGCAGATAATTGCCTTTTTAGGAGTAGTTAAGGCAGGACATCCTTACATTCCGTTAGATACTTCAATTCCAAATGAACGTATTCAGCATATTTTAGCTGCTTCGAATGCAGCTCTAATGTTAACAACAGAAAAAATTGATTTGGACCTTTCAGTACCTACTTATGATGTTAATGTCGTTTTAGAATCAAATCATTCAAAAACAATTTCTCAAAGTAACTGGGTAAAAGGAGAAGATGTATTTTATATTATTTACACATCTGGAAGTACAGGAAATCCAAAAGGTGTTCAAATTACAGCAGACAACTTAGAAGCATTTGTATTATGGCTGGAAGAAGAAGCACATCTGCAAGGTGGTGTATATCTTAACCAAGCACCATATTCATTTGATTTATCAGTTATGGATTTATATCCTGCTTTAACAAGAGGTCGCACATTATATGCACTGACAAAATCACAGATCAATCAACCAGCTATTCTTTTTGAAGCATTACAACAATCAAATGTTAATGTTTGGACTTCGACACCTTCATTTGTAAAAATTTGCATGATGAATCCACTTTGGAATGAAGAAATGATGCCTACAATCGAAAAGTTCCTATTTTGTGGTGAAGTATTACCACATGAACTTGCAAAAAATTTGCAGGCTAGATTCCCAAAAGCAAAGATTATTAATTTGTATGGTCCAACTGAAACAACTGTTGCTGTAACTGCTGTTGAAGTAACAAATAGTCTTCTGGATGCTTTTAATGTTCTACCAATTGCAAAGGCTGACGCTGATCGTTTAATTTTGCTTGATGAAGAGGGCGATATTGTAAGCGAAGGACAGAAAGGGCAATTAGTCATCACGGGTGCTACTGTAAGTAAAGGTTATCTTGGTGCGCCTGAGCAAACTGATAAAGTATTTAAACTTTGGCGCGATGAAAAAGTGTATTATACAGGTGATGTAGGTTATTACCAAAATGGTTACATCTTCTATTCAGGTCGTTCTGATTTCCAAGTGAAGCTTCATGGTTATCGACTAGAAATTGAGGAAATTGAGAAAAAGATTGAATCCTTACATGAAGTAAGTGGTTGTATTGTACAGCCAGTGAAGGTACAAGAAGAAGTAGTGTCTTTAACTGCATTCGTTGTGCTAACTCAAAAGACCGATGAAAAACCGTTCCAAACAACAAAACGTTTAAAAGGCGCATTATCTGAAGTTGTTCCAAGTTATATGGTACCAAAGAAATTTATATATGTAGATCAACTTCCTTTAAATGCAAATGGTAAAGTGGACCGTAAAAGATTGGCGGTAGAAGTAACGATATGA
- a CDS encoding alpha/beta fold hydrolase — translation MGYFVPVEPGVKLFVEDLNPIGNKTIVFLHGWPLNHKQFEYQFNVLPSQGYRCIGIDWRGFGNSDKPLTGYDYNRLADDIAAIIGTLQLNNFTLVGHSTGGAIALRYTIRYKEYGIRNLVLIDAAAPTGFTQETATKLLNETYNDRPNMLRDVTDTFFFQYISKPFSEWFFEMGLQAASWSTAAIIKTLRDEKIDTELQTITVPTLIIHGIHDQVIPFSQAKILNDKINGSRLMAFQYSGHGPFWEEREKFNDALIDFTSR, via the coding sequence ATGGGGTATTTTGTGCCCGTAGAACCAGGGGTCAAGCTATTTGTAGAAGATTTAAACCCAATCGGGAATAAGACAATCGTATTTTTACATGGCTGGCCCTTAAATCATAAACAATTTGAATATCAATTTAATGTTCTACCTTCACAAGGATACAGATGTATTGGTATTGATTGGAGAGGATTTGGTAATTCTGATAAACCATTGACTGGTTATGATTATAATAGATTAGCAGATGATATTGCTGCGATTATTGGTACACTTCAATTGAATAATTTCACACTAGTTGGACATTCAACTGGAGGAGCAATAGCTCTTCGTTATACTATACGATACAAAGAATATGGGATTCGTAACCTTGTATTAATAGATGCAGCAGCACCAACAGGATTTACACAAGAAACAGCTACCAAACTTCTCAATGAAACGTATAATGATCGTCCGAATATGTTAAGAGATGTGACCGATACATTCTTTTTTCAATATATATCAAAACCTTTTTCAGAATGGTTTTTCGAAATGGGGTTACAAGCAGCAAGTTGGTCCACAGCTGCAATCATTAAAACACTTAGAGACGAGAAAATAGATACAGAGCTACAAACAATAACTGTTCCTACCTTAATAATTCATGGTATACATGATCAAGTTATTCCTTTTTCACAAGCCAAAATCTTAAATGATAAAATTAATGGTTCAAGACTTATGGCTTTTCAATATAGTGGTCATGGTCCATTTTGGGAAGAAAGAGAAAAATTTAATGACGCTTTAATTGATTTCACATCCCGTTAG
- a CDS encoding Fur-regulated basic protein FbpA produces MNNQKITPEERKKNHLINHLMELGVFKINDKQLYQVPLEVLMKEYKKHTS; encoded by the coding sequence ATGAATAACCAGAAGATAACACCTGAAGAACGAAAAAAGAATCATTTAATTAATCATTTAATGGAACTTGGCGTTTTTAAAATAAACGATAAACAACTTTACCAAGTACCATTGGAAGTATTGATGAAAGAATACAAAAAGCATACAAGCTAA
- a CDS encoding VanZ family protein: MSYILQYTLNMMIVMMIATPFVVYMHYKSRRKRDFGLVNRWHEVGIMTFWVYLIGLFYETIVPKNGVSLQYAEMRIHNHEALGINFHLFRVFTDVYNAIHYLNLWQPFFINFLGNIAIFMPIGFLLPLLWRKMEKFFFVFFTGLGLSLFIETMQLPQYRSTDVDDLWLNTLGAILGFIVYKQFAKRIPKLKEKFKTFV, translated from the coding sequence TTGTCTTATATACTTCAATATACACTCAATATGATGATTGTAATGATGATTGCAACACCATTCGTTGTGTATATGCACTATAAGTCACGAAGAAAACGTGATTTTGGCTTAGTAAATCGTTGGCATGAAGTTGGAATTATGACATTTTGGGTTTATCTAATCGGTTTATTTTATGAAACTATTGTGCCCAAAAATGGTGTCAGTCTACAATATGCAGAAATGCGAATTCATAATCATGAAGCACTTGGTATTAATTTTCACCTATTTCGTGTTTTTACAGATGTATATAATGCCATTCATTATTTAAACTTATGGCAACCGTTTTTCATTAACTTTCTTGGTAACATCGCAATCTTTATGCCGATTGGTTTTCTACTACCATTACTTTGGCGGAAGATGGAGAAGTTCTTCTTTGTTTTTTTTACTGGACTAGGATTGTCTTTGTTTATTGAGACAATGCAGCTTCCTCAATATAGAAGCACGGATGTAGACGATCTATGGTTGAATACTTTAGGAGCCATTTTAGGATTTATCGTCTATAAACAATTTGCTAAGCGAATTCCTAAACTAAAAGAGAAATTCAAGACTTTCGTTTAG
- a CDS encoding chloride channel protein: protein MFRINYIEPLVMIATLLRWFVLAIITGAVVGSGTSLFIKVLHGSLQQTSSIPLWMQMIILPIGGILNGLILYYTYRNGKKGKKDSVIAAVHEQGGILPYKTMPIKPLAAIITLVSGGSAGKEGPCSHIGGTLASLVGHLLHLNPELQKRMVACGVSAGFASVFGTPIAGAIYGIEILTIGRLRYDIIFPAVIAGITSFEVSKRWGLTYTYYPIDLSSHFSDSLFIKILLIGIICGLISWLFIELFENLTILFRFIQQKFQIWPPFMPFLGGIVLAILILWIPTDYLGLSLPIMNQALEGEPVPYLSILWKALFVAITLGSGFYGGIVTPQFVLGALSGNIFATMLNIDPSLGAAVGMVAVVAAASNTPISAIFMGYELFGGLTGIYVVGACITAYIVIGHRSVYPDQLVAYPKSLWMHVTPGIQLQHEKIHVSYGVLRKMKHLERKLKTK, encoded by the coding sequence TTGTTTCGCATTAACTATATTGAGCCATTAGTTATGATTGCCACACTATTACGATGGTTTGTTTTAGCAATTATTACGGGTGCAGTTGTTGGAAGTGGGACATCTTTGTTTATAAAAGTTTTACATGGATCTCTTCAACAAACATCATCGATTCCATTATGGATGCAAATGATTATTTTGCCTATTGGAGGCATTCTTAATGGTCTTATTCTTTACTATACTTACAGAAACGGAAAGAAAGGAAAAAAAGACTCGGTAATAGCTGCAGTTCATGAACAGGGAGGTATATTACCTTATAAAACAATGCCTATAAAACCACTAGCTGCTATCATAACTCTTGTATCTGGCGGATCAGCTGGGAAAGAGGGGCCCTGTTCTCATATTGGAGGTACATTGGCTTCTTTAGTGGGACACCTATTACATTTGAATCCAGAACTTCAGAAACGAATGGTTGCATGCGGAGTGAGTGCGGGTTTTGCCAGTGTATTTGGTACTCCTATTGCTGGAGCCATTTATGGCATTGAAATATTAACAATTGGACGATTACGTTATGATATTATTTTTCCCGCTGTAATTGCAGGAATTACTTCTTTTGAGGTTAGCAAAAGATGGGGACTTACTTATACATATTATCCCATTGATCTATCCTCTCACTTTTCCGATAGCCTGTTTATAAAGATTCTTTTAATTGGAATCATTTGTGGCTTAATCTCATGGCTTTTTATTGAGCTATTTGAAAATTTGACGATATTATTTCGTTTCATTCAACAGAAATTTCAGATATGGCCACCTTTCATGCCTTTTTTAGGAGGTATTGTACTGGCTATTCTGATTTTATGGATTCCAACCGATTATTTAGGTCTTAGCCTACCAATTATGAATCAAGCTTTAGAAGGGGAGCCTGTCCCATACTTAAGTATTCTTTGGAAGGCTCTATTTGTAGCTATTACATTAGGATCAGGATTTTATGGAGGTATTGTGACACCTCAGTTTGTTTTAGGAGCATTGTCAGGTAATATATTTGCGACAATGTTAAACATTGATCCATCTCTAGGAGCAGCAGTTGGTATGGTCGCAGTAGTAGCTGCCGCATCAAACACACCCATTTCAGCTATTTTCATGGGTTATGAACTATTTGGTGGTCTAACAGGTATATATGTTGTAGGAGCATGTATTACTGCTTATATCGTTATAGGACATAGAAGTGTTTATCCAGACCAACTTGTAGCCTATCCAAAATCATTATGGATGCATGTTACACCAGGCATTCAATTACAACATGAGAAAATTCATGTTTCTTATGGGGTATTGAGAAAGATGAAACACTTAGAACGAAAATTAAAAACAAAATAA
- the dltC gene encoding D-alanine--poly(phosphoribitol) ligase subunit 2 — translation MEKQDVFKVLAAVCEDDVILENPDIELFEEGLLDSFGTITLLVEIEEKLGISVPITEFSREEWNTPNHIAEKLVELA, via the coding sequence ATGGAAAAACAAGATGTATTTAAAGTATTAGCTGCTGTGTGTGAAGATGATGTTATTTTGGAAAATCCAGATATTGAACTTTTTGAAGAAGGATTACTTGATTCATTTGGTACAATTACATTACTAGTAGAAATTGAAGAAAAATTAGGTATTAGTGTACCAATCACAGAATTCTCTCGCGAGGAGTGGAATACACCAAATCATATTGCGGAGAAATTAGTTGAATTAGCATGA
- a CDS encoding DUF2935 domain-containing protein, which translates to MPEYLKSSIFEHQFWLQILMNHGQFIRDSLYPSEKEDIEKAKIFIHRFSDLHKQVESLKISDAISFAETADEATEQLKQFKFSILRRQLSGDIKIHLSPTFINHMVNELEEYQKVLSYLKKGEVPPIFHELHHHLLWLSDAYGHAGVINDDLDGVEKRLKEKGYTFTQQFEQFYLKAVELTGYLRANIQSFPALNRFNNEVEIEMNLFKTFLQELEEMELSAEVLGTFTASMADHMSREEQYYLTKLDESRRA; encoded by the coding sequence TTGCCTGAATATTTGAAGAGTTCCATTTTTGAGCATCAATTTTGGCTCCAAATTTTAATGAATCACGGGCAGTTTATCCGAGATTCACTTTATCCATCTGAAAAGGAGGATATTGAAAAGGCAAAGATATTTATTCATCGCTTTTCTGATCTGCATAAGCAAGTTGAATCGTTAAAGATTTCAGATGCAATTTCTTTTGCTGAAACTGCTGATGAAGCAACAGAACAATTAAAGCAATTTAAATTTTCAATTCTTAGACGCCAATTGTCTGGGGATATTAAAATTCATCTTTCTCCAACTTTTATCAATCACATGGTAAACGAGCTAGAAGAATATCAAAAAGTTTTAAGTTATTTAAAGAAAGGTGAAGTACCGCCGATTTTCCATGAATTGCATCATCATCTATTGTGGTTAAGTGATGCTTATGGCCATGCTGGAGTGATCAATGATGATCTGGATGGCGTAGAAAAAAGATTAAAAGAAAAAGGTTACACTTTTACGCAACAATTTGAACAATTTTACTTAAAGGCAGTGGAATTGACGGGATATTTACGAGCTAATATTCAATCATTTCCAGCATTAAATCGATTTAATAATGAAGTTGAAATTGAGATGAATTTATTTAAAACATTTTTACAGGAATTAGAGGAAATGGAGTTAAGTGCTGAAGTATTAGGGACTTTCACAGCCTCGATGGCTGATCATATGTCAAGGGAGGAACAGTATTACCTTACAAAACTAGATGAGTCGAGACGTGCATGA
- the dltD gene encoding D-alanyl-lipoteichoic acid biosynthesis protein DltD yields MKKYTFLPLAIAVVLFFAFLFFPNRWLKSWITDQRVEEAKIELNPLMFQGAYLQSQMLKEKNTLPIYGSSELEHFDPFHPYNYTKAAKTPYSTFMVGRGGSQSITHFLNFAEQEKNLKGKKIIFIISPQWFTAQGMDDFHFSPNYSMLHAYDLAFNHEMNPKLKKEAMRRLLQFDTVKRDHLLVSMYKYELAKGKKPLLGHVTMALGYINRSLLEKKDLYYSLINEKNKKLHAKPSLIRDKTFEQQIQTADAFGKKRITNNNLNVNDRYFNRNIAPRYKQLKNFRKNVDYSKSPEYEDFNLVIDVLKDAGAKPLFISIPMNGKWYDYAGYSKEKRQAYYQKVRTIIKDANYPLIDYTSHEYDPHFLTDTIHIGWKGWVYLDHDMERYWNAK; encoded by the coding sequence ATGAAAAAGTATACTTTCCTTCCGCTAGCGATTGCGGTAGTGCTATTTTTCGCATTTTTATTTTTCCCTAATCGTTGGTTGAAAAGCTGGATTACGGATCAAAGAGTAGAAGAAGCAAAGATTGAGTTAAATCCACTTATGTTTCAGGGTGCATATTTGCAAAGTCAAATGCTAAAAGAAAAAAATACTTTGCCAATCTATGGTTCATCCGAGCTAGAACATTTTGATCCTTTTCATCCATATAATTACACCAAAGCAGCAAAAACACCCTATTCTACTTTTATGGTAGGACGTGGTGGAAGTCAAAGTATTACACATTTCTTGAATTTCGCTGAACAAGAGAAAAATTTAAAGGGGAAAAAGATTATATTTATTATTTCTCCACAATGGTTTACAGCTCAAGGAATGGATGATTTTCATTTTTCACCTAACTATTCAATGCTTCATGCTTATGATTTAGCTTTTAATCATGAGATGAATCCTAAGTTAAAAAAAGAAGCAATGCGCCGTTTACTACAATTTGATACGGTTAAGCGAGATCATCTGTTAGTGTCAATGTATAAATATGAACTAGCTAAAGGTAAAAAGCCATTACTAGGTCATGTTACAATGGCATTAGGTTATATAAATCGCTCACTTCTAGAAAAGAAAGATTTGTATTATTCTTTGATAAATGAAAAGAATAAAAAGTTACATGCAAAACCTTCTCTTATAAGAGATAAGACATTTGAACAACAAATACAAACTGCGGATGCATTTGGTAAAAAACGTATTACAAATAATAATTTAAATGTTAATGATAGATACTTTAATCGAAATATCGCACCTAGATATAAGCAGTTAAAAAACTTCAGAAAGAATGTTGATTATTCTAAATCACCAGAGTATGAAGATTTTAACCTTGTCATCGATGTGTTAAAAGACGCTGGTGCGAAACCGTTATTTATATCAATTCCTATGAATGGGAAATGGTATGATTATGCTGGCTATTCAAAAGAAAAACGCCAAGCATATTATCAAAAAGTACGTACAATTATTAAAGATGCAAACTATCCGTTAATCGATTACACATCACATGAATATGATCCTCATTTCCTTACCGATACAATTCATATTGGTTGGAAAGGATGGGTATATCTAGATCACGACATGGAACGTTATTGGAACGCAAAATAA
- the dltB gene encoding D-alanyl-lipoteichoic acid biosynthesis protein DltB produces MIPYGDFTFFFIIGILLIPTIILGLKGKSSKKYNMFISVIILAIIFSSSVKSILSLILFTIFQILLIKGYQTYRLKNNNGTVFVIAVLLAILPLGLVKILPFLGLHHLFGFLGVSYITFKAVQMIMETRDGMLKKPISIVELIYFLLFFPSISSGPIDRWRRFEKDLNHVPDREEYRELLFSGINKIFQGFLYKFIIAFLIYNKILLYLPNHTYNYLTPFEGRLADMYFYSLYLFFDFAGYSAFAIGVSKIMGIKTPENFNLPFLSKNIKDFWNRWHMSLSFWFRDYVYMRFVFWMTKKKWIKNRYTVSYIGYFVLFLLMGVWHGLEWHFIVYGLYHAFLIVCFDKFERWNKVHKFWPKNKWTNVISIVITFHFICFGFYIFSGKLFS; encoded by the coding sequence ATGATACCTTATGGTGATTTTACATTCTTCTTTATCATCGGTATTTTATTGATACCTACAATTATTTTAGGATTGAAAGGAAAGTCATCCAAAAAGTATAACATGTTTATTTCAGTGATCATCTTGGCGATTATTTTTAGTTCATCAGTCAAGAGTATACTATCATTGATACTTTTTACGATTTTCCAAATACTATTAATAAAAGGTTATCAAACGTATCGATTAAAGAACAATAACGGTACCGTTTTTGTAATTGCTGTATTGCTAGCAATTTTACCACTTGGATTGGTGAAGATCTTACCATTTTTAGGACTTCACCATCTCTTTGGATTTTTAGGTGTTTCGTATATTACATTTAAAGCTGTACAAATGATAATGGAAACACGGGATGGCATGCTTAAAAAGCCAATTTCGATCGTGGAGCTTATCTATTTCCTTTTATTTTTCCCATCGATTTCATCTGGTCCAATCGACCGATGGAGACGATTTGAAAAGGATTTAAATCATGTCCCAGATCGTGAAGAATATCGCGAGTTATTATTTAGTGGTATTAATAAAATTTTCCAAGGGTTCTTATATAAATTTATTATTGCATTTTTGATCTACAATAAGATTCTTTTGTATCTACCAAATCATACGTATAATTACTTAACACCTTTCGAAGGTCGACTTGCTGATATGTATTTTTATAGTCTTTACTTATTCTTTGATTTTGCTGGCTATAGTGCCTTTGCTATTGGTGTAAGTAAAATCATGGGCATTAAAACGCCAGAGAACTTTAATCTACCGTTCTTAAGTAAGAATATTAAAGATTTCTGGAATCGCTGGCATATGAGTTTATCATTCTGGTTCCGAGACTATGTGTATATGCGTTTTGTATTTTGGATGACGAAAAAAAAATGGATTAAAAATCGTTACACAGTTTCCTATATAGGATACTTTGTCTTATTCCTTTTAATGGGTGTATGGCATGGACTAGAATGGCATTTTATCGTGTATGGCTTGTATCATGCATTTCTTATTGTTTGCTTTGATAAGTTTGAAAGATGGAATAAAGTGCATAAATTCTGGCCAAAAAATAAATGGACAAATGTAATTTCAATTGTGATTACTTTCCACTTTATCTGTTTCGGTTTTTATATTTTTTCAGGCAAATTATTTAGTTAA
- a CDS encoding YbaK/EbsC family protein, producing MAIERVREHFKKYGLQHLIMEYEASSATVELAAEALGVEPERIAKTLSFRNDEGCILVVAAGDTKIDNAKFKHEFGIKAKMLTPDEVLEKVGHAVGGVCPFGIPENIPVYLDESLKRFKTVYPACGSSNSAIELSCEELFTYANGQDWVDVCKGWLKDQDFKDKDLINIRTNS from the coding sequence GTGGCAATTGAACGAGTAAGAGAACATTTCAAAAAGTATGGCTTGCAACATCTTATTATGGAGTATGAGGCTTCAAGTGCAACAGTAGAACTTGCAGCAGAGGCTTTGGGAGTAGAACCTGAACGTATTGCAAAAACACTTTCTTTTAGAAATGATGAGGGATGCATTTTAGTAGTAGCAGCAGGTGATACAAAAATAGATAACGCAAAATTTAAACACGAATTTGGGATAAAAGCCAAAATGCTTACACCAGATGAAGTACTTGAAAAGGTTGGACATGCTGTTGGGGGTGTTTGTCCATTTGGTATTCCCGAGAACATTCCTGTCTATTTAGATGAATCTCTTAAAAGATTTAAAACGGTTTACCCTGCATGTGGTAGTAGTAATAGTGCAATTGAGCTTTCTTGTGAAGAATTGTTTACATATGCTAATGGTCAAGATTGGGTTGATGTTTGTAAAGGTTGGCTAAAGGATCAAGATTTCAAAGATAAAGATCTGATAAATATAAGAACGAATTCATAG
- a CDS encoding teichoic acid D-Ala incorporation-associated protein DltX produces MQKLREHEGFRFIAYTLFYFVILVLLVLIYGFHDMNAGPFIYTEF; encoded by the coding sequence TTGCAAAAATTGAGAGAACACGAAGGATTTCGTTTTATTGCATATACATTATTTTATTTTGTCATCTTAGTGTTACTTGTATTAATTTACGGATTCCATGATATGAATGCGGGACCGTTTATTTATACCGAATTTTAA